One window of Luteolibacter sp. Y139 genomic DNA carries:
- a CDS encoding sigma-70 family RNA polymerase sigma factor, with translation MAVSDPAADLDLLSAFVRDRDEAAFRALASRYLGLVFHAALRRTGNRPLSEEITQNVLCALAAKAVSLAKHPDRLPAWLHRATLYESTKAMRSEASRRRREQRAHAQADIHSTPAPDSESQWIDALPHLDLALDRLGDSDRSLLLLHFYESRSFPSIAALLGKSTSAVQKQSQRALEKLARILRGRGVTLSITVIIAGLSSEFAKAAPLTVLHTTTAAAMKGAAGITGKLPWLMTTPSKALIPAALLIAAVPLILQENAISKLTAQIQSTTPPHASTIPATRSTSANTPRSVLSTSTRLVTLLKEQEDVDHAGEPLESAFIAKLAALDRSQWTDLVKQAAESRAVFNNKAHLLKSLLDAMTLTDPKYALTTVFDAFTRQGGDYDGWMLRLELPRSFSKWADTDPAGALAWMQDQQASGKLRHTSDPGAPEDLIAQGEESLLWEMLTHQSPESDQFIRSMEPEHLRNRLEQAAYVHSDLPGENHTADLSWAKKFVQAVRDYLPASEQAAGLADLTSVVEMQCINLDRDFQLSELTPVLRAAGLTPQELETLARSQALAHMTHAGSGKHSPDPATARQQTEAWLHEIIPGKAGQIMREILSETGKTKQQQEAPAK, from the coding sequence ATGGCTGTTTCCGACCCCGCCGCAGATCTCGACCTCCTCTCCGCCTTCGTCCGCGATCGCGATGAGGCCGCCTTCCGCGCCCTCGCGTCCCGCTACCTCGGCCTCGTCTTCCACGCCGCCCTCCGCCGCACCGGCAATCGCCCGCTCTCCGAAGAGATCACCCAGAATGTCCTCTGCGCCCTCGCCGCCAAGGCCGTCTCCCTCGCCAAGCACCCCGACCGCCTCCCCGCCTGGCTCCACCGCGCCACCCTCTACGAATCCACCAAGGCCATGCGCTCGGAAGCCTCCCGCCGCCGCCGCGAACAACGCGCACATGCACAAGCCGACATCCACTCCACCCCCGCACCCGATAGCGAATCCCAGTGGATCGATGCCCTCCCTCACCTCGATCTCGCCCTCGATCGCCTCGGCGATTCCGATCGCTCCTTGCTCCTCCTCCACTTCTACGAAAGCCGCAGCTTCCCCAGCATCGCCGCCCTGTTAGGCAAATCCACCTCCGCCGTACAAAAGCAATCCCAACGCGCCCTCGAGAAGCTTGCCCGCATCCTCCGCGGCAGAGGTGTCACCCTCTCCATCACCGTCATCATCGCCGGCCTCAGCTCCGAGTTCGCAAAGGCCGCACCACTCACCGTCCTCCACACCACCACCGCGGCGGCGATGAAGGGCGCTGCGGGAATAACCGGCAAACTCCCTTGGCTCATGACCACGCCATCGAAGGCACTCATTCCCGCAGCTCTCCTCATCGCCGCCGTCCCACTCATCCTTCAGGAGAATGCCATCTCCAAGCTCACCGCACAGATCCAGTCCACCACACCACCCCACGCCTCCACCATACCCGCCACCCGCAGCACCTCCGCCAATACCCCCCGCTCCGTCCTCTCCACCAGCACCCGACTCGTCACCTTGCTGAAGGAACAGGAAGACGTCGATCACGCCGGCGAGCCTCTGGAAAGCGCCTTCATCGCCAAGCTCGCCGCCTTGGATCGCAGCCAATGGACCGATCTCGTGAAGCAGGCCGCCGAAAGCCGTGCCGTCTTCAACAACAAGGCGCACCTGCTGAAGTCGCTCCTCGACGCCATGACCTTGACCGACCCCAAGTATGCGCTCACCACGGTCTTTGATGCCTTCACCCGACAGGGCGGAGACTACGATGGATGGATGCTTCGCTTGGAGCTGCCCCGGTCATTCTCGAAGTGGGCGGACACAGATCCCGCCGGTGCCCTCGCATGGATGCAAGACCAGCAGGCATCAGGAAAACTCAGACACACCTCCGACCCCGGTGCTCCCGAGGACCTCATCGCACAGGGAGAAGAAAGCCTCTTGTGGGAAATGCTTACCCATCAGTCTCCGGAGAGCGACCAATTCATCAGGAGCATGGAGCCAGAGCATCTGAGGAACCGGCTGGAGCAAGCTGCCTACGTCCATTCCGACTTGCCCGGCGAGAACCACACCGCCGACCTCTCATGGGCGAAGAAATTCGTGCAAGCCGTGCGTGACTACCTCCCCGCGTCCGAGCAGGCCGCAGGATTGGCTGACCTGACCTCAGTGGTGGAGATGCAGTGCATCAATCTCGATCGCGACTTCCAGCTCTCCGAGCTGACACCAGTCCTCCGCGCCGCCGGCCTCACGCCGCAGGAACTGGAGACCTTGGCCCGCTCCCAGGCACTCGCACACATGACCCATGCCGGCTCCGGCAAGCACTCGCCGGATCCTGCCACCGCTCGCCAGCAGACCGAAGCATGGCTCCACGAGATCATCCCCGGAAAGGCCGGCCAAATCATGCGCGAGATTCTATCGGAGACGGGAAAAACCAAGCAGCAGCAGGAGGCCCCCGCGAAATGA
- a CDS encoding DVUA0089 family protein, whose product MIPIVWKIPVLAAGCLLLGIADSRAEILTFDELELNYGNLFPGLYGFDFENIGYVSPVEYTPEGYTHGHWNVIYNGFGLPAHITRSQHPFTITRLLLGSAFRENLHVVFTGTRANGEEVTKAFDVENTGGKRVQLDFTDIIALRISSTDGVGPHPEEGLYQCWMDEIEYTASDRLAVRTAQWSPDLGGAIATITTGNSPLPADKTLQACWAGDEGLIPSPVIAQWSLTAGLTGEHTVHLPGPAIGPPPAGANRICFRITEAENPYFLHDPVLTIPPEKAASVSAYSRAIIIAALRRAGEDTAEITATSRTPHQQAQAIFDLITGPFDPITMAKAGATTIIDYARHLYDANGDQLIDVYLAGIEAGKSATTIIADIEARITTLKVADPTAFRHTSDPTQLQLIDIAYTGIANPLRLHAATSTLADPRITHRLDRSTQPIERTFHLEIPQPGSTPPPSIIAPSASAPPTAVPSNSTPPALTPATLLIPGNGIDFALATGTVSTGHIIHAIDLLRPGVLSAGLTATSVHTGTGDTVLHLFDSAGTLLETNDDTDPFSSTFHSELTAIPLSHPGRYYLAVTTFGNQPLLNAQNQITTWQDDGTSDIDFELIAKLTPIDPAITSTNGQAIIEWHHPGEFQESTDLQNWTPIPAARSPFIIDPQGQHFYRLSD is encoded by the coding sequence ATGATCCCGATCGTTTGGAAGATCCCGGTACTCGCTGCCGGTTGCCTGCTCCTCGGCATCGCGGATTCACGCGCCGAGATCCTCACCTTCGACGAACTCGAGCTCAACTACGGCAACCTCTTCCCCGGGCTCTACGGCTTCGACTTCGAAAACATCGGCTACGTCTCCCCCGTCGAGTATACCCCCGAGGGCTACACCCACGGCCACTGGAATGTCATCTACAATGGCTTTGGCCTTCCCGCCCACATCACCCGCTCGCAGCACCCCTTCACCATCACCCGCCTCCTCCTCGGCTCCGCCTTCAGGGAAAACCTCCACGTCGTCTTCACCGGCACCCGCGCCAATGGCGAGGAAGTCACCAAGGCCTTCGATGTCGAAAACACCGGCGGCAAGCGCGTCCAGCTCGACTTCACCGACATCATCGCCCTCCGCATCTCCTCCACCGATGGCGTCGGCCCCCATCCCGAGGAAGGCCTCTACCAATGCTGGATGGATGAAATCGAGTACACCGCCTCCGACCGCCTCGCCGTGCGCACCGCGCAGTGGAGCCCGGACCTCGGCGGCGCCATCGCCACCATCACCACCGGCAATTCCCCACTCCCCGCAGACAAAACCCTCCAGGCCTGCTGGGCCGGCGATGAAGGCCTCATCCCCTCACCCGTCATCGCCCAGTGGAGTCTAACAGCTGGCCTCACCGGCGAGCACACCGTCCACCTTCCCGGGCCCGCCATCGGCCCGCCACCCGCCGGAGCCAATCGCATCTGCTTCAGGATCACCGAAGCTGAGAACCCGTATTTCCTCCACGATCCCGTCCTCACCATCCCGCCGGAAAAAGCTGCCTCCGTCAGCGCGTATTCACGCGCCATCATCATCGCCGCCCTCCGCCGCGCCGGCGAAGACACCGCCGAGATCACCGCCACCTCCCGCACGCCCCACCAGCAGGCACAGGCGATCTTCGACCTCATCACCGGCCCCTTCGACCCCATCACCATGGCCAAGGCCGGCGCCACCACCATCATCGACTACGCCCGCCACCTCTACGACGCGAACGGCGATCAACTCATAGACGTCTACCTCGCCGGCATCGAAGCCGGCAAATCCGCCACCACCATCATTGCGGACATCGAAGCAAGGATCACCACCCTCAAGGTCGCCGACCCCACCGCCTTCCGCCACACCTCCGATCCCACCCAGCTCCAGCTCATCGATATCGCCTACACCGGCATCGCCAATCCCCTCCGCCTTCACGCCGCCACCTCCACCCTCGCCGACCCCCGCATCACCCATCGCCTCGACCGCAGCACCCAGCCCATCGAGCGCACCTTCCATCTGGAAATCCCCCAGCCCGGCAGCACCCCGCCGCCATCCATCATCGCACCATCAGCTAGCGCGCCACCGACAGCAGTTCCATCTAACAGCACCCCGCCCGCGCTAACTCCCGCCACACTCCTCATCCCCGGAAACGGCATCGACTTCGCCCTCGCCACCGGCACCGTCTCCACCGGCCACATCATCCACGCCATCGATCTCCTCCGCCCCGGAGTCCTCTCCGCCGGCCTCACCGCGACCTCAGTCCACACCGGCACCGGCGACACCGTCCTCCATCTCTTCGACTCAGCCGGCACCCTGTTAGAGACAAACGACGACACCGATCCCTTCTCCTCCACCTTCCACTCCGAGCTCACCGCCATCCCGCTCTCACACCCCGGCCGCTACTACCTCGCCGTCACCACCTTCGGAAATCAACCGCTCCTCAACGCGCAAAACCAGATCACCACTTGGCAAGACGACGGCACCAGCGACATCGACTTCGAGCTCATCGCCAAGCTCACCCCCATCGATCCCGCCATCACCTCCACCAACGGCCAAGCCATCATCGAATGGCACCACCCCGGCGAATTCCAGGAGTCCACCGACCTCCAGAACTGGACTCCCATCCCCGCCGCCCGCTCTCCCTTCATCATCGATCCCCAGGGCCAGCACTTCTACCGCCTCTCCGACTAG
- a CDS encoding ABC transporter ATP-binding protein, with product MITITDLYKRFNREDALRGVNLTVPEGQVTAFLGPNGAGKTTTIKCAMNLIYRDGGEVTVMGKDARELGKEQWQRIGYVSENRQLPGWMTVPKLMKFLRPMYGSHWDADFEKKMTKSFELPLKTTLSAMSRGQRMKAALLSALAYRPQLVVLDEPFSGLDPLVRDEFLTGLLELTDAEGWTVLISSHDIEEVERFADRVAIINAGRIDLQEDVETLRERFRSVELWFDEEPVLPLKGTLPETWLNPQVNGRTVVFSDTNYDEASSRAMLARFFPDSRRQEVRRMTLREIFVVLARSYRAQAV from the coding sequence ATGATCACCATTACTGATCTCTACAAGCGGTTCAACCGGGAGGATGCCTTGCGGGGCGTCAACTTGACGGTGCCTGAAGGCCAGGTGACGGCTTTCCTGGGGCCGAACGGGGCGGGGAAGACGACGACGATCAAGTGCGCGATGAACCTGATCTACCGGGATGGCGGCGAGGTGACGGTGATGGGGAAGGATGCGCGGGAGCTGGGGAAGGAGCAGTGGCAGCGGATCGGCTACGTGTCCGAGAACCGGCAGCTGCCGGGGTGGATGACGGTGCCGAAGCTGATGAAATTCCTGCGGCCGATGTACGGGAGCCACTGGGATGCGGACTTCGAGAAGAAGATGACGAAGTCCTTCGAGCTGCCGCTGAAGACGACGCTGAGTGCGATGTCGCGCGGGCAGCGGATGAAGGCGGCGCTGCTGAGCGCGCTGGCGTATCGGCCGCAGCTGGTGGTGCTGGATGAGCCGTTCTCGGGGCTGGATCCGCTGGTGCGGGATGAGTTCCTGACAGGTCTGTTAGAACTGACGGATGCGGAGGGGTGGACGGTGCTGATTTCCTCGCACGATATCGAGGAGGTGGAGCGGTTCGCGGACCGGGTGGCGATCATCAATGCGGGGCGGATCGACCTGCAGGAGGATGTGGAGACGCTGCGGGAGAGGTTCCGGAGCGTGGAGCTGTGGTTCGACGAGGAGCCGGTGCTGCCGCTCAAGGGGACGCTGCCGGAGACGTGGCTGAATCCGCAGGTGAACGGGCGGACGGTCGTCTTCAGTGACACGAACTACGATGAAGCTAGTAGCCGGGCGATGCTGGCGAGGTTCTTTCCGGACAGCCGGCGGCAGGAGGTGCGGCGGATGACGCTGCGGGAGATCTTCGTGGTGCTGGCGCGGAGCTACCGGGCGCAGGCGGTGTGA
- a CDS encoding GntR family transcriptional regulator — protein MLPFVFHLRDDEPVSDQIVRAAHHALASGELKEGELFPSTRALAQQLRISPTTANKVVAQLRELGFLTSRPGIGMVIQKPSLPNMAQRLELLEPAARRFMEEARSLHLSVDDFEALLRSMDIPRSD, from the coding sequence ATGCTTCCGTTTGTTTTCCATCTTCGCGATGATGAGCCGGTGTCGGACCAGATTGTCCGGGCGGCGCATCATGCGCTGGCGAGTGGGGAGCTGAAGGAGGGGGAGCTCTTTCCCTCGACGCGGGCGCTGGCGCAGCAGCTGAGGATCTCTCCGACGACGGCGAACAAGGTGGTGGCGCAGCTGCGGGAGCTGGGCTTCCTGACGAGCCGGCCGGGGATCGGGATGGTGATCCAGAAGCCATCCCTGCCGAACATGGCGCAGCGGCTGGAGCTGTTAGAGCCGGCGGCGCGGCGGTTCATGGAGGAGGCGCGGTCACTGCACCTTTCCGTCGATGACTTCGAGGCGCTGCTGCGGAGCATGGATATCCCGCGATCTGACTGA